A genomic segment from Phragmites australis chromosome 6, lpPhrAust1.1, whole genome shotgun sequence encodes:
- the LOC133922206 gene encoding mitogen-activated protein kinase kinase kinase 18-like: MGASGEWQRGPVIGRGASATVSIATDRRTGDMFAVKSVEVARAGVLRREQSVLSALSSPYIVSCLGSDVSVAADGSGGMRYDLFLQYAPGGSLADEIKRCGGRCEEAVIRSRAGDVLRGLAYVHGARVAHCDVKGRNVLLGADGRAMLADFGCARWTSAEDGNAACGAMIRGTPLFLAPEAARGEAQGTAADIWALGCTVIEMATGGAPWPQRFADPVAALHHVAHSGDVPEPPAWLSDEGKDFLSRCLIRDPAERWTAEQLLEHPFVSSSTAIPVVASKAAPIERRVSPKSVLDQGFWEEPDSATDSDTTVALTPADRVRALAADVAPDWTLSGEHWITVCAHTGIAVNNNDDTAAPPKSDADTAVPPELFVAGAGSSMGESEEHTGGGGEHMGVNAPRGHASSHGHDHGSSAPHGGASSSAGACRSNSVISGSNNDCTSSNSASTGNKGCCRSVINASELVHFRPS; encoded by the coding sequence ATGGGGGCAAGTGGAGAGTGGCAGAGGGGGCCTGTAATTGGTCGTGGTGCATCGGCGACGGTGTCGATCGCCACTGACCGGCGCACGGGCGACATGTTCGCGGTGAAGTCCGTGGAGGTGGCGCGGGCCGGTGTGCTCCGTCGCGAGCAGAGTGTGCTCTCTGCTCTGAGCTCGCCATACATCGTGTCGTGCTTGGGCTCCGACGTGTCGGTGGCGGCGGACGGGAGCGGCGGAATGCGGTACGACCTGTTCTTACAGTACGCGCCGGGCGGGTCGCTGGCCGACGAGATCAAGCGGTGCGGCGGGCGGTGCGAGGAAGCCGTGATCCGGTCGCGCGCGGGGGACGTCCTGCGCGGACTGGCCTACGTGCACGGCGCCAGGGTCGCGCACTGCGACGTCAAGGGCCGGAACGTGCTCCTCGGCGCCGACGGGCGTGCCATGCTCGCCGACTTTGGGTGCGCGCGCTGGACGTCGGCCGAGGACGGCAATGCCGCCTGCGGCGCGATGATCAGGGGCACGCCGCTGTTTTTGGCGCCGGAGGCCGCGCGGGGCGAAGCACAGGGGACTGCGGCCGACATCTGGGCGCTCGGGTGCACGGTCATCGAGATGGCCACCGGCGGCGCGCCGTGGCCGCAGCGGTTCGCCGACCCCGTCGCCGCGCTCCACCACGTCGCACACTCCGGCGACGTCCCTGAACCCCCCGCGTGGCTCTCGGACGAGGGGAAGGACTTCCTGTCCAGGTGCTTGATCAGGGACCCGGCCGAACGGTGGACGGCGGAGCAGCTGCTGGAGCACCCGTTCGTCTCCTCCTCTACAGCCATTCCGGTTGTCGCCTCCAAAGCCGCGCCGATTGAGCGGAGGGTGTCGCCAAAGAGCGTCCTTGATCAAGGCTTCTGGGAGGAACCGGACTCTGCAACCGACTCCGACACGACGGTGGCGCTCACGCCCGCCGACCGCGTCCGCGCATTGGCGGCCGACGTCGCGCCCGACTGGACCTTGAGCGGGGAGCACTGGATCACCGTCTGCGCCCACACAGGCATCGCCGTCAACAACAACGACGACACGGCAGCACCTCCAAAATCCGATGCGGACACTGCCGTCCCTCCAGAATTATTCGTGGCGGGCGCCGGAAGCAGCATGGGAGAGTCCGAGGAACACACTGGCGGCGGGGGCGAGCACATGGGCGTCAACGCGCCCCGCGGCCACGCCTCGTCACATGGCCACGATCACGGCAGCTCAGCTCCTCACGGCGGCGCGAGCTCCAGCGCTGGCGCCTGCCGCAGTAACAGCGTGATTAGCGGCAGTAACAACGACTGTACCAGTAGTAATTCGGCAAGCACCGGCAATAAAGGATGCTGTCGTTCGGTAATTAATGCCAGCGAGTTGGTTCACTTTCGTCCCAGCTGA